The window AGTCATTTAAAATATTTTCATTTATAACCAAATATAAAAATGTAATAAACAGGATCCAAAGTAATGGAATCCTATCTTTCCAGCCGTCTTTTACAGCCTTATTTAAGATTTTTACTACAATACAATCCTTTTCAGATGAGTAATTAGGATCATTTAAGTGATTTTCTATCCATGTCCGTGGAATTCTTTCATACTCCCCGCCAAAAACCCTCATAACCTTATTCACAAGTTCTTTTGTCATTCTCCAACTTTCTTCTGAACCGATTGCAGGATCAACTCCTAAAGCTTTACAAACACATTTGTAGATATCTACAAGCATACTCCCATATACTTGATCCATAATGTCAGTAATTTTGTTACCCATAATAATCCTCCTTGATATGAATAATATCAATTTATATAAGCCATTAGCTTATAATAACATAATATTTTATAAACTTCAAGCTCATTGCAAAATAAAATGATAGCTAATAACATATATTTATGACATTGCAAGAGATTTTTATTAGCAATTTGAGAAGAATTAGAAAAGAAAAGCACATTACACAGGAAAAACTCGCAGAGCTATGCAATACGGATACGGCTTACATAGGACAGATAGAAACTCATAAAAGATTTCCATCTATAAATTTTATAGAAAAAATAGCTTCTGCCTTGCAAATAGAAGCTACCGAATTATTTAAGAATCATAAAAAAGATAAATTATCTCCTTCACTTAAACTAGAATTGCACAATGAACTTATAAACGAATTTGACAAACTTCTTTCCGAAACCTTGAAAAAATTATAGAAACAAAAATCATGCAAATTATATAATCAACTATACGATTTACATGGCTTTAATATAAAAAACCGGCCGATTCTTTTTAAGAGCCGGCCGGTCTTGTACAGAAACTTCTAAAAATCCAAGTGGTTTTTAGAAAGATTTACTTTCTGTTCTTTTTAATTTGCTCGATGGCGTATTCTAAGGCTTTTTCATAGAACTCCTGCGGGGGTTCTTTGATAAAATTCTTTTCCATTAACATTTTGGTCAAGGAGCGGCTTTCTTCAATATCTTTTTTTGCTTTTTTGTAGGCTTCGTCCCATGTCATGGTTACGCGGGCCAAGCCTTCCTTAATGGCCTGCATTGCAACATCGGCAGCTTCAACTGCAAAGACATCTTCATCCTGCATTGTAACTACGATATTGTCCGGATTGATGCCTTTCTTCTCGGAATAGTCTGCAATCGAGTGAGAACAGCGGATAGCCATTCCGTCGGAAATCTTTTTGGCTCTTACCAAAAGAGCACCCTTTAGGATACCGGGGAAACAAACGGAGTTGTTAATCTGGTTCGGGAAGTCTCCTCGTCCTGTTCCGACGATAAAGGCACCTGCGGCCTTAGCTTCGTGGGGCCAGATTTCGGGGATGGGGTTTGCACAGGTAAAGACTATAGCTTTTTTATTCATCGAGGCAACCTGTTCCTTTGTTACAGTATTGGGCCCGGGAGTAGAAAGAGCGATTAAAACATCAGCACCCTTCATTGCTTCATCAAAGGTTTCAATCTTTTTGGGGTTGGTCTGTAAACAGAGCTCCCACTTTCGGTAATAGCGCTTATCTTCTTCTATGTCTTTTCGGCCTGAATGTAATGCTCCTCTTGAGTCGCAGATAATCATATTTTCAGGTTTTCCGCCGTCAGCCAAGATAAGACGAGCTATTGTCGTGTTTGAAGCACCTGCTCCCAAAAGAACAATCTTACAGTCTTCCATCTTTTTACCGGCAAGTTTTATAGCGTTTAAAAGACCTGCAAGGGTTATACAGGCGGTGCCTTGAGCGTCATCATGCCAAACGGGAATTTCGCAGACCTCTCTCAAGGTATCCAAAACCTTAAAGCAGTCGGGCTGTTGAATATCTTCGAGGTTTACGGCTCCTACTGAAGGCTCAAGCATTCTGACAAAATCGATAATCTTGTCGGGGTCATGCTTTCCGGCTTTTACGCCCCGTTTTCCTTCTTCGTCAACCCTTACAATAGAATCGATACACAGAGGATATGAGTCAACTCCGCCTAAATACTTCATAAGCATACATTTGCCTTCCATAACTCCCAATCCTCCGGGAGGGGTGCAGTCGCCGTCGCCCAAGACTCGTGTAGAGTCGCTTACAACAGCAACCAAGTTCCCTTTGTTGGAAAGAGCAAAGGATGTTTCATTATCATCGCGAATTGTGGTAGAAATAGCCGAAACGCCGGGCGTATACCAAACATTAAACCAATTAAAACCGTACAAACCGCATTTGGGGACAGTCTGGAGCTTTCCGCCGTAAAAACTGTGTGTTAAAACGGACAGTTTTTTTAAAAAATGCGTTTTCGCGAGAGCCTTTTCATCATCCGTAAAATCGGACGGGAATAATTCAGTAATGGAGTTCAACTCCTTATCTATGCTTTTCATAAGATAATGATAACATAAGAACAAGATTTTATCAAGCCTTAAATTTTATTTACAAAGATGAAATAATTTTATCTGCCGTTTCGTCGGGGGAGAGGCCTTTCGGGTTTATGGAAAAGGAAGCCAAAGCCTTGTAGATTTTTATACGCCTTTCGTATATCGAAAAAAAACGGTCTTCCGCATCTTTTTCATTTTTAATATTTTCTCCTAAAAAGGCAGGGTAAAAGCCTTTTTTATATGCAGACGTTTTTATTCTATAAAAAATCTCGGCCGGAGCGGTATCGATTAAAATTATTCGGGGAAAATCTTTTAGCTTTTTGATAATGGCTTCGTTTTCCGCATAGCCTCCTCCGGTGCTGACAATGGCGTTTACATCATCACAGTGAACAGCATTTTCGCACTCACAATAAATGGCGTTTTTGTCATTGGAACAAGACGAAAATTTTTCGATTATTTTTTCGATTATTTTGTTAAGGCATTCAAATTCTTTTAGACGGAATTTTTTTTCTCCATGCGCCTTATAAAGTTCTCTTATCGTTTTCCCGTAAACTTCCTCCATATAGGAATCCGTATCTACAAAAGGAGCTTTAAGTTTTTTTGAAAGAGCCCTGCCCGTTTCGGTTTTTCCGGCTCGGCTCATTCCGATTAAAAATATAATCATCAAAATATTTCCTTATAACCAGTTATCACGATAACCAGTCATCACAATTTATTTCTTTTCGATTTTGCGCAAAATTAGAAGCTCAGCCAATTCGCCCGAATAAGGTTTTCTTTGAGCGTTTAAAAAAGAAAGAGAACCGTCATCATTTTTTATAAAAAATTCGCTAGGAATGTTTTGTCTAAAATACAAAATAATAATTCCATCCTTCGCTATAAGCCAATTACCATGCGAGATTTCAGGTTCCGTTCTTCCTTCTTTAAAAACTAAAACCCTTGCAGTTTGATCGGAGTTAAATTCTACCGAGTAGCTTGTAATTCCGCTTCGGGATGCAGGAAGGTCCATAACATAAAGGCCCAAAAAAGGATCTTCCGGTTCTTTTTCGATTAAAACCTCAGGCTTAGGAGGCTCCAAGGGTTCGGCGATTCGGCGGCTCTTACAAGAAAAAAACAACAAGACAACAAAAAGCGGAGTACAAAAAAAAGATGTCAATAATTTAAATCTTCGGTTTTTAATTTTTCTAACCTCGTTTTTTTACTCATGCCTTATAACTTCAAAGCGGTACATGCGGTAAGGTTCTTCGGGGCTTATTCCGCCTTTTTGAAGAGCTATGGCGACCTGCATACCGACGGAATCGATACCTTCAAGGTTGGGTAAAAGAAGTCCGGTCCTCGAACCCGATGAGACTATCACACCGAAACGCTTTACATCCAAATCCGAAATCGATTTTATTTCTTCCGGTTCTGCAAGAATATCGACAGAACAGACAATTTCGTCCATTTCGGATAAATCGACGGGCGGAAACCGTGGGTCATTCAAGGCTGCCGATACTGCATTTTTAATTATCTCTTCACTTATGCGGCTTTTGGTAGGAAGTATTGTACCTATACATCCTCTAAGCTCCCCTTTTTTCTTTAAGCATACAAAAACGCCGGCCTTTCCCGATTGAATACCATCGGTATTCTTAGGTTTTAAAAACTTATTATGCTTTAAATAGTAGATAATACTCCTGCGTGCAAGATTTATATAAGGGTCATTTGTTTGCGAATCGGGCAATATAAATTTCTTCTTTTTTTCTTTAAAAACAATCTCTAAGTCCTCATCTTCCGGCTGTCTTATAGATTTAACCTTAAATCGAGCAACACCGTATCCGACTCCAAAGGGACCCTCGTAGGAAAGCAGCTCTTGAGAATGTTTATAACAGGATAAAAGCCCCGACAAAATTAAAAAAGAATTAAGACCGCACTCCCCCGCCCTTTCGGTAAGCAAAGGAGGAATATCGGCAAATTCGGAAAGGCTTCCCTTTTCTATAATTCTTACAAATTCCTTATCGAATTTGGGTCCTTCAGGAGCAAAACCGTAAGGGCCTGTAGAAAGAAGCCGATGTGAAAGATCTCCGCTCGCAATAAAAACAGATTTGCATTTTTTTTCTTCAATAATATCGGAAAGAATTGACCCGAATTCTTCAAGCATTGCACTCAACATAATTCCGTAATTTATATGCACAAGAGAAAAATTTGAAAACTCTGAGCTTATAAAATAAAGCGGAACAAAGGAGCCGTGATCTAGATTCATATCTACAGCCGCATAAGGGAAGCCTGTCTTTTTGCATTTTTTGATTATTTCTTTTACAATCCGCTCATCGTTTTTTGCTGAAAAACGCAAATCGGGACAACCGAATTGAGCCATAGTTCCTTCGATAACCGGAGCCGTATTTATTGTAACTGCCCCTCGGTGCATTTTTGCATGTGGAGTTATGATTATAATAGTTTCAGGTTCTATTTGCTTTACTTCTTTCGATATGGTTTTAAGAGCCTTAGAAGTTGAAGCTATTTTTTTCTCCTCTCCCCTGCCTATCTCGGGAATTATAATCGGAGGATGAGGGGTGATATATGCAGCCCTTAGATTAGTATCTTTTGAACAAAGCTCTTTTTTTCTCATAGAATTATTATAATATAGTTTTTAAAATTATACCAGCATAAAATCTCTTCTATTTACTTTTTTTTTATAAGAAGATATAATAAGCTTTATGAATGTCGCTATTTTCTATGATGAAAAGAAAAAAGACGCAGCGATGGCTATTAAAAATATAATCATATCCCACGAATGTGATGTAACTTTATACAATGAAGATGAGATATGGAAAGATGAAAATTTACACACGCCGCGCCATATTATGAAAAACATTACTCATGTTCTCTTTATTTACAGTAAAAATCCTGCTGCCTATTTGGGCTTTATGTTTTTTTTGGGCTATGCCACAGGTTTAAATCTTCCGGTTCTTGTACTTGAAGAAAGCGAAAAGCTCGAACTGCCGAAGAACTTTTTGCGTTCTTTTGTTATGCTGACAATTAAGTCCTTTGAGTCCTATTTTGAGGTAGAAAAAAAACGCTTTACGGAAAATCAGCTTAAAGAGCTGGCCCGTGCAAAACTTTTAGAAAACGGCTATTCTCTTTTTATTCCGAATTATGTGCGTGCGGTTAAAAATAATGAAAAAGAAATCGTAGAACTTTTTATAGATGCAGGCTTTGACCCTTCACAAAAAGATTCCCTCGGAACACCGGTTTTATCCCTTGCAGTAAGAAACAAATGTTTGGAAACACTTGAACTCCTGCTTGAAAGAGGGGCGACAATAAACCTTTGTGCAGAAGACAGAAACTACTCGGCCTTGATGGATGCGGCTCAGGTCGGATACATTGAAGCGGTACAAGCCCTCCTCGAAAAAAAAGCCGATACCAATATTCAAAGCAAGGACGGACAAACAGCCTTGATCCTTTCGGTAGGCCGCCGTGAAGCCGATATTGTGGAAATGCTTGTAAAGCACGGGGCCGATTATAATATCAAGGACGGCTTAGGTATGTCTGCCCTTGGCTATGCAAAACTCTTCGGGGATAAAAAAATTTTATCCTTGTTTGGTGAACAAACAAATTAACAACACTTATTTTGATGGAAAACTATGCTTACAAAAGAATTTAACTTTGACTTACCGGAAGAGCTGATAGCTCAATCTCCCTCCGAAAAAAGAGGAGGCGACAGACTTTTAATTTTAGACAAACAAAGCGGAAAACTTGAAGACCGGCTTTTTACGGAGCTGCCTGAAATCCTTCCCAAAAATGCCCTGATGGTTTTTAATAACTCGAAGGTGCGTCATGCCCGCATTTATGCAAAGAGCAAAACAAATGCAGTGTGCGAATTTTTAATGATTAATCCTATGAGGGACTCGGACGGTTCCCTTTGGCAGGTTATGGCAAAAAAAGCAAAACGCCAAAAACCCGGGAAGACCTTTTTATTTGAAGACGGAACTGAGGCTGAAATAATCGAGTCCGAGATACCTCTCGAAAGCGAATTCCGCTGTATGAAATTCAATAGGGTTATCGATGATGAGTGGCTCGATAAATACGGGCACATGCCCCTGCCTCCCTACATTCACCGAAAAGATACCCAAGAAGATGCAGACCGCTATCAGACCGTCTATGCAGAAATCTACGGCTCGATTGCGGCTCCCACTGCAGGCCTCCACTTTACCCAAGAGGTGCTTTCAAAAATAAGGGATAAGGGAATCGATATTGAATATGTAACCCTCCATGTGGGACTCGGTACCTTTCTTCCCGTACGGGCTGAAAAAATAGAAGACCATAAGATGCACACCGAACATTTTTTTATTTCGGAAAAAACGGCTCAGGCCGTTGAAAAAGCCAAGAAGGAAGGAAGGCCTATTATAGCCGTAGGAACGACCACCGTGCGCACCCTCGAATCCGCATGGGACGAAAAAAGAAAAGAATTAAAATGGGGCAATCAGTCTACGGATATTTTTATTTACCCCTCATATAAATTTAAACTGATAGATAAGCTCTTTACCAATTTTCACACCCCCGAGTCGAGCCTCGTAATGCTGGTCTCCGCCCTTGCAGGAAAAGAAAATATTTTTAAAGCCTACCGCCATGCCGTCGAAGAAAAATATAAATTCTTTTCTTACGGAGATGCAATGCTGATTTTGTAGGGTGAGGGATGAATTTACATAAAGGAACTTTAAAAAACATTTCTAAAGTCCATTTTTAGCGGACAAGTTAATGAATTTCCTTATATTTTGCTCCGATATTTCACGAGGCCGCCTATTACAGGCGTAATGAGGTAATGTTACATCAATATAATTTGCTTTCAAAAGAATTGCAGCAGGAAGTACAACATTATATTGAATATTTATTTCTAAAAAATAAAACGCTGAGTAAAAAAACAGATGAAGAAAGCATTAAAGAAACTCAAGCAGATAAAATATCAGATACTGAATTATTCGGCATAAATACCGAAATGGTTTCGGATAAAAAACTTTTTGAAGTTTCCAATCATCTTATCAAAGAAAAATGCAGTTATGAAAATACTGAAACATTAGAACTTACGGATGTCCAATTTTATGATAATAATTCGCAATGATGATATAAGGTCGTTCAAACAAATAACGGCTAATTGTATCAATAGCATTTGAAACAACATTAAACTGTCTGTAACAGTGCATGATACTGCAAAAAACATAGACAACAGTATAATAAGGAGTTGTAATAAAATGGAACTGATTGATAACATCAAGAAAATTGAAACATATGTATGCGAAAATTTTGAAGAATGGGGATTGGATGATCCGATTGAAGAAGAATATTTTCAGGAATATGAATCAATAGCCGGTGCTTCACAACATGATTTGCTCAAATTTGAAGAGGAGTTTTCCATTTGTTTACCGGAAGATTTTAAGACACTTTATCAATACAAAGACGGAAGTAGATTTATGTGCATTCTTCCATCCATGATAGGAACTTCTGATATGTGCTTTTGTTTGATGAGCTTAACGGAAATTAAAAAATGCAAGACATATTTTCAAAACAAAAAAGCCTTGTTATCAAATTTTCCGAAGTATTTTTCATCTCAAGATATCGATAATATGCAAGATAACAGAATCAAACCATACCTGTTCAACAAGAGATGGATTCCGTTTGCACAATACTGCGACAGCTGTTACCTAATGCTTGATTTTGATCCGGATACAGAGGGAAAGAAAGGACAAGTAATCTGTTACATCCATGATCCTGATGAAATTGTATATGTTTCAAAGAATATTACAGAGTTGATTGAAAAGATAACTGAGAAAATTTAATGGATACACAAGTGAAACAAAGTGTGTGATAAAAGAAAGTCTCACCAATAAATTGAGATATTTCAAATCCTCCATCATTACACTATTACAATGTGATGATGGAAAGAATAGAATGAAATACATTTCAAGTGCGAAATCATATTTCTGCTATACATCATAAATGAACATCCTCTTATAGAGGCTATCGTTCAAAAACAAGCAAATGACAATTTGAAATAACAAAAGATAAATTAGGGGAGTATACTTGAAAAGTTTACTCCCCTTTTGTGTTATAAAAATTTACTCCCATTGTACATGTTGTGCTCTTGCACCGTAACGATATGCAGTTCCATCCTCATTAAAATTAGCCTCGATTCTATATCTTTTCCATAGCACATAATCCGTAGTTTGCATCTTAAGAATGAAAAGAGTATCATTTTTTATTTCTTCAGAATCTACGGGATTTAACGAAAAAATATCCTTTATATCCCTTGTTTTAAAATCTTGGATTGTAAGTTGAGATAAGTCAGTATGATTAAAGGTAACCTCGGATAATTGCTTACTATCAGCGTCAATCTCATAGTATGTGATAACGCAATTCTTTAAGCTATCTGAATCCTTCCCTGTAGGCGTAACACTCACAAAGCCATAAGACTTACCATCACGAAAAATTTCTAAAAGCTTGCCGTAATAAAAATGATCATTTCGTTCATTGACAATCTCGCTATCAGCAGTTTTTTCATAAAATGTGAACCCTTCGGACAAAAGCTCAGATGCCTTTGTTTCCCCAACAATGACATTCGTTTTATCTACTTGAACTTCGATTGGATCTGACGGAAAACCGGTCAAAGAGAAGAATAACATGAAGGCAAAACATGCAAAAAACATACTCGCAACTATAGCATTTGATGAAGCATAAAAATACATCGGTTTATTCGAGCGATGAGACAATACAATAATCAGTTTTATAACATGACTTAGTATTAGTACTACAATAACAATAGAAAACTCAGCCTTCAAACACATATAAAGCGCTTTTGAAAAGTGATGTGTTCTGTAATATATTGCGCCGAAAACAACAATATTTGCCAAAACAAAATTCAAAATGAATAAGGTAGCCTCTTTCAATGCTGTCGAATCAGTAACATAATCAAATTGACGGCTACTGAATCTTCCTTTAAGGCTTGATCCAATCAAATAAATCCATCTTGGCAAATCTGTGTCTGTTCCTATAGCTATCACAATTCTCAAATAGATATAGATTGTCAATAAAAAAAGCAGTAATGCAAGAAATCCAAAACTCAAAAGTACTATTGTAAATCCCATGAATACTCTCCTTTTTTTAATAAAATTCACACTTTTGCACACCGAACATTATATCACAGTTGCATATCTTGCGTTTCTCCTACAAATCCTGATTTATCAAACTTTATTATACCAAATAGACCCTCTCCTGTATAGCTATAACAGAAAATATTACAATCTTGTAATCACTGTATTGCCATTCATCTTAGCTTTACCTTTTCGTTTAATATATTCCTCAATATCAAATACATTCCTCTTATCATAGTCTTCAAGGAGCTTATAATTCTTATGTTTTGTAATATCGAATTTGTCTGATAGAAAAGGTCTTACGCCTCTAAGCTGAAAGATACATTTACCACCATCCATAACTGTTATCTCATCTTGACTCATAAGTTCTTTACCTGTCTTTTGATAATTTAAGCCGAAACTCTTTTGATTACTCCTTGTTTCCGATGTGTTGTAAAGGTCAATAGTTTCTTTACCAAGTGTTTCGGAAAGCTCTTTTAGTGTAGTTTTCTCCTTTCCACCTAAAAATAGGGTACTATCACAGTTACCAACAATTGTATCGGCATTATCCTTGTAGATTGCCTTTAGCTGAGATTGTGCCTGAAGTATGATACTTGTTGAAATTTCTCTGGAACAGATCGTTGCAATGAGCTTCATCGGTATCCGAGATAATAACAAAGAGTGCCGTTTTTCTATCTCCAAGAGTATCAAGCTCAAGTTCATCCTCTTTCAAGACTTATATCTGAGTATAATGAATTTGAACATAGTCCTTTACTACACAAATGCAAAATGCGTACGTATTTGTTGCGCAGGAACGTTTATTGGCTGTTGATTTACATTAGATAACATATAAGGATTTATATATGCCGGACTATTTGCCTGAAAATCTAACAGCACGGTCTTTTGCACATTCCAACCGGCATTTTGAAATGCGGTAATATAGCTAATTGCATCAGGACACTTATTTACAGCCTTCCTGCGCAAAGTTGCTACTACCGCATTCGGCTTTTGAGGATTCTGTATAACCTCATTAATAACATCTTGCGGCTGCATACCTTTTTCCTGTGCAGATCGTACAAACACATAGGCATTAATGACATTTTGCTTAAGCATCTTAAGCTCCTTTACTTCCATCTGCTTACTTCCAGTTAAGCAGCGCATTAATGACGATTTACCGGTGGCATATTCACCAATAATCAAATATACATCCATAATTATCCTCCTCCTCTTTCCGGATTGTGTGATACTATATTTAGACTGATTTTTCAAGTTAAAAACAGAATTTATTATAAGAGCAATCCGCAAAACTGATAATTTCACAAGATTGCTCTTGTAATTAAAAACTTCCTGTATATCCCAATTCTTTTAATTTAGCTTGTGTTTTTAAGGTTAAATGAGTACCTTTGAAACTACACCAATCAAATTCAATTTGTTTAATTTCGTCAGGAATTATAATTTCAGTTAAATTCCGGCAGTAGGAGAAACCTTCACCATAATGTCCTTTTATCTTTTTTAAATTTTTTGGAAAGGTTATACTCTTTAAAGTATCTGAGCTAAAGTCTTTTAACTCTTCAATCCTGTCAGGAATAATAACTGTAGTTCCATTAAATGCATAAT of the Treponema denticola ATCC 35405 genome contains:
- a CDS encoding ankyrin repeat domain-containing protein translates to MNVAIFYDEKKKDAAMAIKNIIISHECDVTLYNEDEIWKDENLHTPRHIMKNITHVLFIYSKNPAAYLGFMFFLGYATGLNLPVLVLEESEKLELPKNFLRSFVMLTIKSFESYFEVEKKRFTENQLKELARAKLLENGYSLFIPNYVRAVKNNEKEIVELFIDAGFDPSQKDSLGTPVLSLAVRNKCLETLELLLERGATINLCAEDRNYSALMDAAQVGYIEAVQALLEKKADTNIQSKDGQTALILSVGRREADIVEMLVKHGADYNIKDGLGMSALGYAKLFGDKKILSLFGEQTN
- the amrA gene encoding AmmeMemoRadiSam system protein A; this translates as MRKKELCSKDTNLRAAYITPHPPIIIPEIGRGEEKKIASTSKALKTISKEVKQIEPETIIIITPHAKMHRGAVTINTAPVIEGTMAQFGCPDLRFSAKNDERIVKEIIKKCKKTGFPYAAVDMNLDHGSFVPLYFISSEFSNFSLVHINYGIMLSAMLEEFGSILSDIIEEKKCKSVFIASGDLSHRLLSTGPYGFAPEGPKFDKEFVRIIEKGSLSEFADIPPLLTERAGECGLNSFLILSGLLSCYKHSQELLSYEGPFGVGYGVARFKVKSIRQPEDEDLEIVFKEKKKKFILPDSQTNDPYINLARRSIIYYLKHNKFLKPKNTDGIQSGKAGVFVCLKKKGELRGCIGTILPTKSRISEEIIKNAVSAALNDPRFPPVDLSEMDEIVCSVDILAEPEEIKSISDLDVKRFGVIVSSGSRTGLLLPNLEGIDSVGMQVAIALQKGGISPEEPYRMYRFEVIRHE
- a CDS encoding shikimate kinase — its product is MIIFLIGMSRAGKTETGRALSKKLKAPFVDTDSYMEEVYGKTIRELYKAHGEKKFRLKEFECLNKIIEKIIEKFSSCSNDKNAIYCECENAVHCDDVNAIVSTGGGYAENEAIIKKLKDFPRIILIDTAPAEIFYRIKTSAYKKGFYPAFLGENIKNEKDAEDRFFSIYERRIKIYKALASFSINPKGLSPDETADKIISSL
- a CDS encoding type IV secretory system conjugative DNA transfer family protein → MKLIATICSREISTSIILQAQSQLKAIYKDNADTIVGNCDSTLFLGGKEKTTLKELSETLGKETIDLYNTSETRSNQKSFGLNYQKTGKELMSQDEITVMDGGKCIFQLRGVRPFLSDKFDITKHKNYKLLEDYDKRNVFDIEEYIKRKGKAKMNGNTVITRL
- a CDS encoding NAD(P)-dependent malic enzyme, whose translation is MKSIDKELNSITELFPSDFTDDEKALAKTHFLKKLSVLTHSFYGGKLQTVPKCGLYGFNWFNVWYTPGVSAISTTIRDDNETSFALSNKGNLVAVVSDSTRVLGDGDCTPPGGLGVMEGKCMLMKYLGGVDSYPLCIDSIVRVDEEGKRGVKAGKHDPDKIIDFVRMLEPSVGAVNLEDIQQPDCFKVLDTLREVCEIPVWHDDAQGTACITLAGLLNAIKLAGKKMEDCKIVLLGAGASNTTIARLILADGGKPENMIICDSRGALHSGRKDIEEDKRYYRKWELCLQTNPKKIETFDEAMKGADVLIALSTPGPNTVTKEQVASMNKKAIVFTCANPIPEIWPHEAKAAGAFIVGTGRGDFPNQINNSVCFPGILKGALLVRAKKISDGMAIRCSHSIADYSEKKGINPDNIVVTMQDEDVFAVEAADVAMQAIKEGLARVTMTWDEAYKKAKKDIEESRSLTKMLMEKNFIKEPPQEFYEKALEYAIEQIKKNRK
- a CDS encoding helix-turn-helix domain-containing protein encodes the protein MRRIRKEKHITQEKLAELCNTDTAYIGQIETHKRFPSINFIEKIASALQIEATELFKNHKKDKLSPSLKLELHNELINEFDKLLSETLKKL
- the queA gene encoding tRNA preQ1(34) S-adenosylmethionine ribosyltransferase-isomerase QueA, with protein sequence MLTKEFNFDLPEELIAQSPSEKRGGDRLLILDKQSGKLEDRLFTELPEILPKNALMVFNNSKVRHARIYAKSKTNAVCEFLMINPMRDSDGSLWQVMAKKAKRQKPGKTFLFEDGTEAEIIESEIPLESEFRCMKFNRVIDDEWLDKYGHMPLPPYIHRKDTQEDADRYQTVYAEIYGSIAAPTAGLHFTQEVLSKIRDKGIDIEYVTLHVGLGTFLPVRAEKIEDHKMHTEHFFISEKTAQAVEKAKKEGRPIIAVGTTTVRTLESAWDEKRKELKWGNQSTDIFIYPSYKFKLIDKLFTNFHTPESSLVMLVSALAGKENIFKAYRHAVEEKYKFFSYGDAMLIL
- a CDS encoding SMI1/KNR4 family protein, with product MELIDNIKKIETYVCENFEEWGLDDPIEEEYFQEYESIAGASQHDLLKFEEEFSICLPEDFKTLYQYKDGSRFMCILPSMIGTSDMCFCLMSLTEIKKCKTYFQNKKALLSNFPKYFSSQDIDNMQDNRIKPYLFNKRWIPFAQYCDSCYLMLDFDPDTEGKKGQVICYIHDPDEIVYVSKNITELIEKITEKI